A portion of the Deinococcus peraridilitoris DSM 19664 genome contains these proteins:
- a CDS encoding roadblock/LC7 domain-containing protein has product MLDQLMTVRGVKSAAVLGAGGEVLSHVGFRIDSTVALQGREVVSGMASALSGGEWRDVVIDFEDGPVMLVPLGTHTLLASFDDVAILGRLRYAVKRALPELQGQFG; this is encoded by the coding sequence ATGCTCGATCAGCTGATGACCGTCCGCGGCGTGAAATCGGCCGCTGTGCTGGGTGCGGGGGGCGAAGTGCTGTCCCACGTGGGGTTCCGCATCGATTCGACGGTCGCGCTGCAGGGCCGTGAGGTCGTGAGCGGCATGGCCTCCGCACTCAGCGGCGGTGAGTGGCGCGATGTCGTCATCGATTTCGAGGACGGTCCCGTGATGCTCGTCCCGCTCGGAACACACACCCTGCTGGCCAGCTTCGACGACGTGGCCATTCTGGGGCGCCTGCGCTACGCGGTCAAACGGGCACTGCCCGAGCTGCAAGGCCAGTTCGGCTGA
- a CDS encoding roadblock/LC7 domain-containing protein, with the protein MKLRALMGTPGVRSAALVGRDGLALEAYGDKGEHLAAELASLRESLERLARRLGSGALSRIAFTTEHFEVVAVSVGDFITGVALTRGSDTRAAQLELARVALELAPQAALGER; encoded by the coding sequence GTGAAGCTGCGCGCCTTGATGGGTACGCCCGGCGTGCGCAGCGCGGCGCTTGTCGGCCGCGACGGATTGGCGCTGGAAGCCTACGGCGATAAGGGTGAACACCTGGCCGCCGAACTCGCCTCGCTGCGCGAAAGCCTGGAGCGGCTCGCGCGCCGCCTGGGCTCGGGAGCGCTGTCACGAATTGCCTTCACGACCGAGCACTTCGAGGTGGTCGCCGTCAGTGTCGGCGATTTCATCACCGGAGTCGCCCTGACGCGAGGCAGCGATACGCGCGCTGCCCAGCTTGAACTGGCCCGCGTGGCGCTCGAACTGGCACCTCAGGCCGCCCTGGGTGAGCGCTGA
- the recR gene encoding recombination mediator RecR, which produces MKYPASLVALIRELSRLPGIGPKSAQRLAFHLFEQPREDIERLAGALLEAKRELQMCKQCFNVTDRELCDVCTDTGRDRAQICVVEEPGDVIAIERSGEFRGLYHVLHGAISPMNGVSPEKLYIKPLLTRLQQNELKPEDHEVILATSTTVEGEATSLYLQRLLEPLGVMVSRIAYGLPVGGALEYADEVTLGRALAGRQRVTR; this is translated from the coding sequence ATGAAATACCCGGCCAGCCTGGTGGCCTTGATTCGGGAGCTGTCGCGCTTGCCGGGCATCGGTCCCAAATCAGCGCAGCGCCTGGCCTTTCACCTGTTCGAACAGCCACGCGAAGACATCGAGCGTCTCGCGGGCGCCTTGCTGGAAGCCAAACGCGAGCTGCAGATGTGCAAGCAGTGCTTCAACGTGACCGACCGCGAACTGTGCGACGTCTGCACCGACACGGGACGCGATCGCGCGCAGATCTGTGTGGTCGAGGAGCCCGGTGACGTCATCGCCATCGAACGCAGTGGTGAGTTTCGTGGCCTCTATCACGTCTTGCACGGCGCGATCAGCCCCATGAACGGCGTTTCTCCCGAGAAGCTCTACATCAAGCCTCTGCTGACCCGACTGCAGCAGAACGAACTGAAGCCCGAAGACCACGAGGTCATCCTGGCCACCAGCACCACGGTGGAGGGTGAAGCCACCAGCCTGTACCTGCAGCGTCTGCTCGAGCCGCTGGGCGTCATGGTGTCACGCATCGCCTACGGTCTGCCCGTGGGGGGCGCCCTGGAATACGCCGACGAGGTCACCCTGGGGCGCGCCCTGGCTGGCCGGCAGCGGGTGACCCGATAG
- a CDS encoding roadblock/LC7 domain-containing protein: MLEQHLSQLVADVDGASGAAIGGFDGLLVEEYGAGNSDLSLLVAEHAGLLRAAFSAYENTLSGGQLREFYLRGDHLSAFSLPVSSELFLMIVMDGQKNNLGQARLYGLETAKKLGEIL; the protein is encoded by the coding sequence GTGCTAGAGCAGCATCTCTCTCAACTCGTGGCCGATGTCGACGGTGCGTCCGGCGCGGCCATCGGCGGCTTCGACGGTCTTCTCGTCGAGGAATACGGCGCCGGCAACTCCGACCTCAGCCTGCTCGTGGCCGAACACGCCGGCCTGCTGCGTGCCGCCTTCAGCGCTTATGAAAACACCCTGTCGGGTGGGCAGCTTCGCGAATTCTATCTGCGCGGAGACCACCTCAGCGCGTTCAGCCTGCCCGTCAGTTCCGAACTCTTTTTGATGATCGTGATGGACGGCCAGAAAAACAACCTCGGCCAGGCCCGGCTGTACGGCCTGGAAACCGCCAAAAAGCTGGGAGAGATCCTGTGA
- a CDS encoding ABC transporter ATP-binding protein, producing the protein MTIQADEAFRKAFDPQLTRRILGYLNPYVRLAATGVLLAFLIALSQPTFNLLQRYAIDHYLLPTTGRGNLGPEALFQGLLLVALAYLLLKIVEFALRYGFTLAISFLGQRVLYDIRADLFTKLQRLHLAYFDQNPVGRLITRVTSDVDAINQFITAGLVALIQSTFLVIVYVVIMLSLNWQLALVSFTVLPFLFWAANFFRIKIRDAFRETRLQQAIVNSKLNENITGMLTVQLFSRENRNAVEFDRANRGLLGANLNSIRWFSIYMPTVAVLAQVATALVLWYAGRDILSGAGVTLGTLVAFVGFITALFQPIQDLADVMNNLQSAMASGERIFGVLDTEEKIQDKPGARRLERFRGEVELRSVWFSYDSSVTADTPDSDERWTLRGIDLTIRPGESVALVGATGAGKTSITSLVSRFYDVQRGAVLVDGHDVRDLAQYDLRRHIGVVLQDVFLFAGTMESNLTLGDPAIPHERVVQACKYVGVHDFIMNLPDGYHSEVRERGATLSTGQKQLIAFARALIQNPDILLVLDEATASIDTETELQIQAALQKVMVGRTSIIIAHRLSTIEHCDRIVVMRQGRVVEEGSHTELLARGGYYSRLYRLQYEGGGMAADD; encoded by the coding sequence GTGACCATTCAAGCTGACGAAGCCTTTCGCAAGGCCTTTGACCCCCAATTGACGCGGCGCATCCTGGGATACCTGAATCCGTATGTGCGGCTGGCCGCCACGGGCGTGCTGCTGGCCTTTCTGATCGCGCTGTCCCAGCCCACCTTCAACCTGCTGCAACGCTACGCCATCGACCATTACCTGCTGCCGACCACCGGCCGGGGGAATCTGGGGCCAGAGGCGCTCTTTCAGGGCCTGTTGCTGGTGGCTTTGGCGTATCTGCTGCTGAAGATCGTCGAGTTCGCTTTGCGCTACGGTTTCACGCTGGCCATCAGTTTCCTGGGACAGCGCGTGCTGTATGACATCCGGGCCGACCTGTTCACGAAGCTGCAGCGGCTGCACCTCGCGTACTTCGACCAGAACCCGGTGGGGCGGCTGATCACGCGTGTGACGAGCGATGTCGATGCCATCAACCAGTTCATCACCGCGGGTCTCGTGGCGCTGATTCAGTCCACCTTTCTGGTGATCGTGTACGTCGTGATCATGTTGAGCCTCAACTGGCAACTGGCGCTCGTGAGCTTTACCGTGCTGCCATTTCTGTTCTGGGCCGCCAACTTTTTTCGAATCAAAATTCGTGACGCCTTTCGAGAAACGCGTTTGCAGCAGGCGATCGTCAACAGCAAGCTCAACGAGAACATCACCGGGATGCTGACCGTGCAGCTTTTCTCGCGTGAGAACCGCAATGCCGTGGAGTTCGACCGCGCCAACCGGGGGCTGCTGGGCGCCAACCTGAACTCGATCCGCTGGTTTTCGATTTATATGCCGACTGTGGCCGTGCTCGCGCAGGTCGCCACCGCCCTCGTGCTGTGGTACGCCGGGCGTGACATTCTGTCCGGTGCGGGCGTGACGTTGGGAACGCTGGTGGCTTTCGTGGGTTTTATCACCGCGTTGTTTCAGCCGATTCAGGATCTGGCGGACGTCATGAACAATTTGCAGTCGGCCATGGCTTCAGGTGAGCGGATCTTTGGGGTGCTGGATACCGAGGAAAAGATTCAGGACAAACCCGGCGCGCGCCGCCTGGAGCGCTTTCGCGGTGAAGTGGAACTGCGCAGCGTCTGGTTCAGCTATGACAGCAGTGTCACCGCGGACACGCCTGACAGTGACGAGCGCTGGACCCTGCGTGGTATCGACCTGACCATCCGCCCCGGTGAAAGCGTCGCGCTCGTGGGGGCCACGGGTGCCGGGAAGACCAGCATCACCAGCCTGGTCTCGCGCTTTTACGATGTGCAGCGCGGCGCAGTTCTGGTGGACGGCCACGACGTGCGCGACCTGGCGCAGTATGACCTGCGCCGCCACATCGGCGTGGTGCTCCAGGATGTCTTTTTGTTCGCCGGCACCATGGAGAGCAACCTGACCCTGGGCGACCCGGCCATTCCTCACGAGCGGGTGGTGCAGGCCTGCAAGTACGTCGGCGTGCACGACTTCATCATGAATCTGCCCGACGGGTATCACAGTGAGGTGCGTGAACGTGGCGCCACACTGTCCACTGGACAGAAGCAACTGATCGCCTTTGCCCGCGCGCTGATTCAGAACCCCGACATCCTGCTGGTCCTCGACGAGGCCACGGCCAGCATCGACACCGAGACGGAGTTGCAGATTCAGGCGGCCCTGCAGAAGGTGATGGTCGGGCGCACCAGCATCATCATCGCGCATCGGCTGAGCACCATCGAGCACTGCGACCGCATCGTGGTGATGCGCCAGGGGCGTGTCGTCGAAGAAGGCTCGCACACCGAACTGCTCGCGCGTGGCGGGTATTACTCTCGCCTGTACCGCCTGCAGTACGAGGGAGGCGGCATGGCGGCGGACGATTGA
- a CDS encoding YbaB/EbfC family nucleoid-associated protein has product MDMKKLMKQMQQAQAAAAKIQEDLAQQMVEGSASGMVSVTMNGQGKVTAIKINPQAVDPDDVEALEDLLLVAIQDAAGKADDLQQRETQRSLGFLGGML; this is encoded by the coding sequence ATGGACATGAAGAAGCTGATGAAGCAGATGCAGCAGGCACAGGCCGCCGCCGCGAAGATTCAGGAAGACCTGGCGCAGCAGATGGTCGAGGGCAGCGCCAGCGGAATGGTCAGCGTCACCATGAACGGACAGGGCAAGGTCACCGCCATCAAGATCAATCCGCAGGCCGTGGACCCGGACGACGTCGAGGCGCTCGAGGACCTGCTGCTGGTGGCCATTCAGGACGCCGCTGGCAAGGCCGACGATCTGCAGCAGCGTGAGACCCAGCGCAGCCTGGGCTTTTTGGGCGGCATGCTTTGA